From Deltaproteobacteria bacterium, the proteins below share one genomic window:
- a CDS encoding substrate-binding domain-containing protein, with product MAAEYVGKTVRQGKVLLIRGIMSQLTSQDRELGFLTAIRKYPAIHIEQIIEGQWSTQNTIEALQQLSRVQLGQFQAVFAYNDLMALGAATSFQKYALRPLIVGYDGILEAQSAILAGDIDATVTQDPGEMGRRAVLRLRQCIEQQVFHGDTDLTHASLLLAVRTLTAVSSYGQE from the coding sequence TTGGCAGCGGAATACGTTGGCAAGACCGTGCGACAGGGCAAGGTGTTATTGATCCGTGGGATTATGTCTCAACTCACCAGTCAAGATCGAGAGCTGGGGTTTCTTACCGCCATCAGAAAATATCCGGCTATTCATATTGAACAAATCATCGAAGGACAATGGAGTACGCAGAATACAATAGAAGCACTTCAGCAATTGTCGCGGGTACAGCTAGGTCAATTTCAGGCCGTGTTCGCCTATAACGATCTGATGGCCCTTGGCGCAGCAACCAGTTTTCAAAAATATGCGCTCCGCCCACTTATTGTTGGTTATGATGGTATTCTTGAAGCGCAATCCGCAATTCTTGCCGGCGATATTGACGCGACGGTGACACAAGATCCCGGTGAAATGGGACGTCGTGCAGTTCTCAGATTGCGCCAGTGCATTGAACAACAAGTGTTTCATGGCGATACCGACCTCACCCATGCTTCGCTGCTTCTTGCTGTGCGCACTTTAACTGCGGTATCGAGCTATGGCCAGGAATAA
- a CDS encoding hybrid sensor histidine kinase/response regulator — protein MWQLHTHLVKPLAFLASRAKQLMLQDVAGYKLSEVNQLANALAHAHQELVAQSQRAIIGDVAAQVAHDIRSPLTALRVVAGHLAEVGEEKRVMIRNAVQRIEDIANDLAGKKGPATTVGTAPEPEGVSVQLLSSLIEPLISEKRIQSRSRLGIEIQCTLDASAYGLFARVQPVECKRLLSNVINNAVEAMDGTGTVTVTLGQADDASQIVVADTGHGIAPDVVPRLMQRGATFGKAGGSGLGLFHARTTVEAWGGTLALASTVGIGTTVTVTLPPAEAPGWFVPRVVIAPHSGIVVVDDDASIHHLWDERFAPLALAQHSIQVQHFSSGTEAQAWCRAQPLDVMLLLCDYELIGEPSNGLDLIQTLGLAARAILVTSHYDEPALQARCAALGVRLIPKGLAGLVPIAVAALPPPADPPSAAVAAETASPNPAPAPTPQSSAGSSIDFQHGLLTAGHAAGAPAPTAAVPALPPPTNDSATSAEGGSANGGGAHVLVIDDDTGIQFAWEAEQQRLGIGQLAIYPSMEACEAAQPAYAHFDFAFVDKNIPSSTWQIAQVITHLKSAGVKRVILATGENQIHTPDDPVWTLADGIEPLKVPEVLPS, from the coding sequence ATGTGGCAGCTTCACACGCATTTGGTCAAACCATTGGCCTTTCTCGCCAGTAGAGCAAAACAGCTGATGCTACAGGATGTAGCGGGCTACAAACTTTCTGAAGTCAATCAACTGGCAAATGCCCTCGCACATGCCCATCAGGAATTGGTCGCACAGTCTCAGCGCGCAATCATTGGAGATGTGGCCGCCCAAGTCGCGCACGATATTCGCTCGCCGTTGACGGCGTTGCGGGTGGTGGCGGGACATTTGGCGGAGGTGGGGGAAGAGAAACGGGTGATGATTCGGAATGCGGTGCAGCGGATTGAGGACATCGCCAACGACTTGGCGGGGAAGAAGGGACCGGCGACGACCGTGGGAACGGCGCCGGAGCCGGAAGGGGTGTCGGTGCAACTCCTCTCCAGCTTGATCGAGCCGCTGATCTCGGAAAAGCGGATTCAATCTCGATCGCGGTTAGGGATCGAGATCCAGTGCACGCTGGATGCCTCCGCGTATGGGCTCTTCGCACGCGTGCAACCGGTCGAGTGCAAGCGGCTGCTCTCGAACGTGATCAACAACGCGGTCGAGGCAATGGATGGCACGGGCACGGTGACGGTCACATTGGGGCAGGCCGATGACGCCTCGCAGATCGTCGTGGCGGACACGGGCCACGGGATTGCGCCCGACGTGGTGCCGCGGCTGATGCAGCGCGGGGCCACGTTCGGCAAGGCCGGGGGGTCGGGGCTGGGGCTGTTTCATGCGCGGACAACGGTCGAGGCATGGGGTGGCACGTTGGCGTTGGCCTCGACCGTGGGGATCGGCACGACAGTCACCGTGACATTGCCGCCGGCCGAGGCGCCCGGCTGGTTCGTCCCGCGCGTCGTCATCGCGCCACACAGTGGGATCGTCGTCGTCGATGACGACGCGTCGATTCATCACCTCTGGGACGAACGCTTCGCGCCGTTAGCGCTGGCGCAGCACTCTATCCAAGTACAGCACTTCTCCTCCGGCACCGAGGCCCAGGCATGGTGCCGAGCGCAACCACTGGATGTGATGCTGCTGCTCTGTGACTACGAACTGATCGGCGAACCGAGTAATGGGCTGGACCTGATTCAGACGCTCGGCCTTGCCGCACGCGCCATCTTGGTCACGAGTCATTATGACGAACCCGCGCTCCAGGCACGTTGCGCCGCCCTCGGCGTGCGCTTGATCCCCAAGGGTCTGGCGGGGCTGGTGCCAATCGCCGTGGCCGCGCTGCCGCCACCGGCGGATCCCCCTTCGGCGGCGGTCGCAGCAGAGACCGCGTCTCCAAATCCCGCGCCCGCGCCAACTCCGCAATCTAGCGCCGGTTCGTCTATCGACTTTCAGCATGGCCTGCTGACAGCAGGCCATGCGGCGGGCGCGCCAGCACCGACCGCGGCGGTACCCGCCCTGCCGCCGCCGACGAACGACTCGGCCACTTCCGCCGAAGGCGGATCCGCCAACGGCGGAGGCGCGCACGTCCTGGTGATCGACGACGACACCGGCATTCAGTTCGCGTGGGAGGCGGAGCAGCAGCGGTTGGGGATTGGGCAATTGGCGATCTATCCGTCGATGGAGGCGTGCGAAGCGGCGCAACCGGCCTACGCCCACTTCGACTTCGCGTTCGTCGACAAAAATATCCCCAGCAGCACCTGGCAGATCGCACAGGTGATCACGCATCTGAAATCCGCCGGCGTGAAGCGCGTGATCCTGGCAACCGGCGAAAATCAAATCCACACCCCCGACGACCCCGTCTGGACGCTCGCCGACGGCATCGAGCCGCTGAAAGTGCCGGAGGTGTTACCGAGTTGA
- a CDS encoding protein kinase, which produces MRGPILHAGLVALGRYQLTEGLGHGGFGEVWAALDHATQTSVAIKFLSAITGTPKQIAQFKDEFAILTRLAHPHINRVLDFGHEPDVGYALVAERVFGQSMMDATAHQPYPVIEALLVEALRALAYLHAHGIHHFDIKPANLLVAPDAHGVLHLKVIDFGLAALRPIMEKTGTPSFMAPELVLAEPADGRADLYALGIAFSMCVTRANPFRGPHQKETWERQLRLIPPPLTEQAPTAPQYINAFVKRLLEKRPTDRYASAAHALRELQLLSPAAYPVEAEATRVAYAPAGALVVGQAAAKAAVASVLQQPAGVCCLTGGAAMGKSTVLRWARYEAALAECRVLALAGPADGELAWWVEQVTACLVGGNSPVVLLIDDLDACLAPSADPSLRPVLRALFELVLAGALPHVRVVASAVHCPPELSSVALVSALQPFTELELADYLSAVVPLDPVPRADLAQRLMHQTGGHPGLVAHAVRTLLAQGYLVDASGAWGESQFADITIDVATLPVPERLQDERRATLESLPPQWRDAVAWLAAWGEPIDLTALHAIAGDSPAAWHATLHGLVGLQLVHADPTTGTYHLADVGVQTAIHALIPAAARREQQRIIAEYLRTTGAAESLVDRYTAQSDAPDSHAALVRWALAEQHQGRAARAIAALQTRLTDPALPSAPRVPLTFTLARLCLHADRCPEGRSAVEALLSFFPSHQPPATSQSPLPVGVWFWVGGRTKENDATPQPRATSHELEAHEWLGRLHLREGHIAEAEHAFTTALTACRAQPPLPDPVWDLRLRNDLALCALYRQDVSAARTCFEQTLQAAAALPHPARARVTNNELGQCLFQQREFAAAQAHFEAELAQWNAAPHADWRRAHRLYYLGEIHRACERFAPARACLETALGIAKELQDVRLLATTYNGLGNLWMDAADYAAARVAYERGLPYCYRLDDVPRLVGMSVNVARVHLLEGAVAAAASLLRSLQIQVERASATEGIQAQRFAVYHLLGECQRRQGDWAGAARTLEQVWDWVTAAPASAPYRFSIATTRAEVALDQRDHPTARHWLDRARPYRQNPQEQQLFAALEAHLSPAAPAVPTSTR; this is translated from the coding sequence ATGCGCGGTCCCATTTTGCACGCCGGTCTGGTGGCCCTCGGCCGGTATCAATTAACGGAAGGCCTCGGGCACGGCGGCTTCGGCGAGGTGTGGGCCGCGCTCGACCACGCCACGCAGACGTCCGTCGCCATCAAATTCCTCTCCGCGATCACCGGTACGCCGAAGCAGATTGCCCAGTTCAAAGACGAATTTGCGATCCTCACCCGGCTCGCGCATCCGCATATCAATCGCGTGCTCGACTTCGGCCACGAACCGGACGTGGGGTACGCGTTGGTCGCGGAGCGGGTGTTTGGCCAATCGATGATGGACGCCACCGCGCATCAACCCTATCCGGTCATCGAAGCCTTGCTGGTCGAGGCGTTGCGGGCGTTGGCCTATCTCCACGCGCACGGCATCCATCACTTCGACATCAAACCGGCCAATTTGCTCGTCGCCCCGGACGCGCACGGCGTGCTCCATTTGAAAGTCATCGACTTCGGATTAGCCGCGTTGCGCCCAATCATGGAAAAGACGGGGACCCCGAGTTTCATGGCGCCGGAGTTGGTCTTGGCGGAACCGGCGGATGGCCGCGCCGATCTCTACGCGCTCGGGATCGCGTTCTCTATGTGTGTGACGCGCGCCAATCCGTTCCGCGGCCCACACCAAAAAGAGACGTGGGAACGACAACTCCGCCTGATTCCTCCGCCGCTCACCGAGCAAGCGCCCACTGCACCACAGTACATCAATGCGTTCGTCAAACGCCTGCTGGAAAAACGCCCGACCGATCGCTACGCCAGCGCCGCGCATGCACTGCGCGAACTGCAACTCTTGTCGCCGGCGGCGTATCCGGTCGAGGCGGAAGCGACGCGCGTTGCCTATGCCCCGGCCGGGGCGCTGGTGGTGGGGCAGGCGGCGGCCAAGGCGGCGGTGGCATCCGTGCTTCAACAGCCGGCTGGGGTGTGCTGTCTCACCGGCGGTGCCGCGATGGGCAAATCGACGGTACTCCGCTGGGCGCGCTACGAAGCGGCGCTGGCCGAGTGCCGCGTCCTCGCGTTGGCGGGGCCGGCCGACGGGGAATTGGCGTGGTGGGTGGAACAGGTCACGGCCTGTTTAGTCGGCGGCAACAGTCCCGTCGTGTTGCTAATCGATGACCTGGACGCCTGCCTCGCACCCTCCGCGGACCCGAGTCTCCGTCCGGTGTTGCGTGCGCTCTTCGAACTCGTGCTGGCCGGCGCATTGCCCCATGTGCGGGTCGTGGCGAGTGCCGTGCACTGTCCCCCGGAGCTGTCATCCGTGGCGCTGGTGTCCGCCCTGCAACCGTTCACTGAACTGGAACTCGCCGACTATCTCAGCGCCGTCGTGCCGCTCGATCCCGTCCCGCGCGCGGATTTGGCGCAACGCCTCATGCATCAAACGGGCGGTCATCCCGGCCTGGTGGCGCACGCTGTGCGGACGTTGCTCGCGCAAGGCTATTTAGTCGACGCGAGCGGGGCCTGGGGCGAGTCCCAGTTCGCCGACATCACGATCGACGTGGCGACATTGCCCGTCCCGGAGCGACTGCAGGACGAACGGCGCGCGACGTTGGAGAGCTTGCCGCCGCAGTGGCGCGACGCCGTGGCGTGGTTGGCGGCCTGGGGTGAACCGATCGACCTGACCGCGTTGCACGCGATAGCGGGCGACTCGCCCGCCGCGTGGCACGCGACGCTGCACGGCCTAGTCGGATTGCAACTCGTTCACGCCGATCCCACCACCGGCACGTATCACCTCGCCGATGTCGGCGTCCAGACCGCGATCCATGCCCTCATCCCCGCGGCAGCCCGTCGCGAACAACAGCGGATCATCGCCGAATATCTCCGCACCACCGGCGCCGCAGAATCGCTCGTCGATCGATACACCGCGCAGAGCGACGCCCCCGACTCGCACGCCGCATTGGTCCGCTGGGCGCTGGCAGAGCAACACCAAGGCCGCGCCGCCCGCGCGATCGCTGCGCTGCAAACGCGTCTCACCGATCCCGCGCTCCCGTCCGCACCGCGCGTCCCTCTCACGTTCACGCTCGCGCGCCTCTGCCTCCACGCCGACCGCTGCCCCGAAGGCCGCAGCGCGGTAGAGGCGTTACTCTCGTTTTTCCCCAGTCACCAGCCCCCAGCTACTAGCCAGTCCCCTCTCCCTGTTGGGGTTTGGTTTTGGGTGGGGGGCAGGACGAAGGAGAACGATGCCACTCCCCAGCCTAGAGCCACCAGCCACGAATTAGAAGCCCACGAATGGCTCGGCCGCCTCCATCTCCGCGAAGGCCACATCGCCGAAGCCGAGCACGCCTTCACCACCGCGCTGACCGCCTGCCGCGCGCAGCCACCGCTCCCCGACCCCGTCTGGGACCTGCGCCTGCGCAACGACTTGGCGTTGTGCGCATTGTATCGCCAAGACGTGAGCGCCGCCCGCACCTGTTTTGAACAGACCCTCCAAGCCGCTGCCGCGTTACCCCACCCAGCCCGCGCCCGCGTCACCAACAATGAATTGGGACAATGTCTCTTCCAACAACGCGAGTTCGCCGCCGCCCAAGCCCACTTTGAAGCGGAACTGGCCCAGTGGAATGCCGCGCCGCATGCAGACTGGCGACGGGCGCATCGGCTCTACTACTTGGGCGAGATTCATCGCGCATGCGAACGGTTCGCGCCCGCGCGCGCATGTTTGGAAACCGCGCTGGGCATTGCGAAAGAACTGCAAGACGTGCGGCTCCTCGCGACGACCTATAATGGCCTCGGCAATCTCTGGATGGACGCGGCGGATTATGCCGCTGCGCGGGTCGCGTACGAGCGCGGCCTCCCGTATTGTTATCGATTGGATGACGTTCCGCGCCTCGTGGGGATGTCCGTAAATGTCGCGCGCGTGCACTTGTTGGAAGGCGCCGTCGCGGCAGCGGCCAGTTTGTTGCGGAGCTTGCAAATTCAGGTGGAACGGGCCTCCGCGACGGAGGGGATTCAGGCCCAACGGTTTGCGGTGTATCACTTGCTCGGCGAGTGCCAGCGCCGCCAGGGCGACTGGGCCGGCGCAGCGCGGACGCTCGAACAGGTCTGGGACTGGGTCACCGCAGCGCCCGCCAGTGCCCCGTATCGCTTCAGCATCGCCACCACCCGCGCCGAAGTGGCACTGGACCAACGTGACCACCCGACCGCCCGCCACTGGCTGGACCGCGCCCGCCCCTACCGTCAAAATCCCCAAGAGCAGCAACTCTTCGCAGCACTCGAAGCCCATCTTTCCCCAGCCGCGCCCGCCGTTCCCACGTCAACTCGGTAA